A window of the Rhea pennata isolate bPtePen1 chromosome 19, bPtePen1.pri, whole genome shotgun sequence genome harbors these coding sequences:
- the SDK2 gene encoding protein sidekick-2, translated as MARLRSWGLLCFAVLALPGPPGAGAQAVMPWSPRGEGLPGIEEGNCSFAAVSLPGSSGAGAADDVSPYFKTEPVRSQVHLEGNRLVLTCMAEGSWPLEFKWLHNSRELTKFSLEYRYMITSLDRTHAGFYRCIVRNRLGALLQRQTEVQVAYMGSFEEAEAQQRVSPGEAAVIAAPRIASFPRPQVTWFRDGRKISPSSRIAITLDNTLVILATVAPDAGRYYVQAVNDKNGDNKTSQPITLAVANVGGPADPIAPTIVVPPRNTSVVAGTSEVTMECVANARPLVKLHIVWKKDGVPLSSGISDYSRRLTIPSPALGDSGYYECEAALRSSSVPAAAEGAWLSVLEPPQFVKEPERHITAEMEKVVAIPCQAKGVPPPDTAWYKDAAPLPVETLPRFQRLADGSLRISGLLPDDTGMFQCFARNAAGEVQTTTYLAVTSIAPNITKGPQDSTVIDGMSAILNCETSGAPRPAIAWQKGERVLASGSVQLPRFTLLESGSLLVSPARLADAGTYTCLATNSRGVDEASADLVVWARTRITDPPQDRSVIKGTKALMSCGVTHDPSVGVRYVWEKDGAALSADGAGRVRLDEAGTLHISQTWSGDIGTYTCKVVSAGGNDSRSAHLRVRQLPHAPESPVAALSPLEKRAINLTWAKPFDGNSPLLRYVVEVSENNAPWTVLLASVDPALTSVVVRGLVPARSYQFRLCAVNDVGKGQFSKDTERVSLPEEPPSAPPQNVIASGRTNQSIMIQWQPPPESHQNGILKGYVIRYCLAGLPVGYQFKNITNADVNNLLLEDLIIWTNYEIEVAAYNSAGLGVYSMKVTEWTLQGVPTVPPGNVQTEATNSTTIRFTWNPPSPQFINGINQGYKLIAWEPEHEEEATVVTVRPNFQDSVHVGYVAGLKKFAEYLTSVLCFTTPGDGPRSPPQLVRTHEDVPGPVGHLSFGEILDTSLKVSWQEPLEKNGILTGYRISWEEYNRTNTRVTHYLPNVTLEYRVTGLTALTTYTIEVAAMTSKGQGQISSSTISSGVPPELPGAPTNLGISNIGPRSVTLQFRPGYDGKTSISRWQVEAQVGHAGEAEEWGLVHQLANEPDARSVEVPNLNPYTYYSFRMRQVNIVGTSPPSLPSRRIQTLQAPPDVAPTNVTLRTASETSLWLRWMPLPEQEYNGNPDSVGYRIRYARADGRGRPLVHVVPDRVERQYTIEDLEEWSEYRVQVQAFNAVGSGPWSHVVAGRTRESVPSSGPTNVSALAITSSSVLVRWNDIPEADCNGLVLGYKVLYKEQDAEAPARFWLVEGNASRSAQLAGLAKYTLYEIRVLAFTRIGDGVPSRPPVLERTLDDVPGPPVGILFPEVRTTSVRLVWQPPAAPNGIILAYRITHRLNTSAASAAAAEVLAPGARQYAATGLRPESAYVFGVAAQTRKGWGRAAEALVVTTDKRDRPQPPGKPLARQEDVGARSVLLSWEPGSDGLSPVRYYTVQSRQLPGGEWAPHSASVGPNATAFLVDRLKPFTSYKFRVKATNDIGDSDYSEESESLTTLQAAPEDAPTILSVTPRTTTSVLVRWQPPAEDKINGILLGFRLRYRELLYDGPRGFALRGPGGPGAAWAQLTPVYAVHNLSEASLTQYELHNLSKHRRYEIRLSVYNAVGEGPPSAPQEVFVGEAVPAAAPQNVAVQAATATQLDVTWDPPPPESQNGDIQGYKIHFWEAQRQNESARVKTLFLPESGAKLKNLTGYTSYWVSVAAFNAAGDGPRSTPVAGRTQQAAPSAPGSIRFSELTTTSVNVSWEPPPLPNGLLEGYRLVYEPCTPVDGVSKIVTVDVKGSSPLWMKVKDLAEGVTYRFRLRAKTFAYGPEVEANVTTGPGEGAPGPPGEPFISRYGSAITIHWSSGEPGKGPITRYVIEARPSDEGLWDILIKDIPKEVTSYTFSTDILKPGVSYDFRVIAVNDYGYGTPSAPSPAVSAQKANPFYEEWWFLVVIALVGLIFILLLVFVLIIRGQSKKYAKKSDSGNSTKANALSHGEMVSLDEGSFPALELNNRRLSVKNSFCRKNGIYTRSPPRPSPGSLHYSDEDVAKYNDLIPAESGSLTEKPSEVSDSQGSDSEYEVDAGHQKAHSFVNHYISDPTYYNSWRRQQKGISRAQAYSYTESDSGEPEHGPLATGAPTQQGSLFRPAASRTPTPQAPANPPSQPGTLYRPPSSLAPGSRAPIAGFSSFV; from the exons aCGACGTCTCTCCGTACTTTAAGACGGAGCCCGTCCGGAGCCAGGTCCACCTGGAGGGGAACCGCCTGGTGCTGACGTGCATGGCGGAGGGCAGCTGGCCCCTCGAGTTCAAGTGGCTCCACAACAGCCGGGAGCTGACCAAGTTCTCCTTGGAGTACCG CTACATGATCACGTCGCTGGACCGCACGCACGCCGGCTTCTACCGCTGCATCGTCCGCAACCGCCTGGGAGCCCTGCTGCAGCGCCAGACCGAGGTGCAGGTGGCCT ACATGGGCAGCTTCGAGGAGGCGGAGGCGCAGCAGCGCGTCTCGCCCGGCGAGGCGGCCGTCATCGCGGCGCCGCGCATCGCCAGCTTCCCCCGGCCCCAGGTCACCTGGTTCCGCGACGGCCGCAAGATCTCCCCCAGCAGCCGCAT aGCCATCACGCTGGACAACACGCTGGTGATCCTGGCCACGGTGGCCCCGGACGCGGGGCGCTACTACGTGCAGGCGGTGAACGACAAGAACGGCGACAACAAGACGAGCCAGCCCATCACGCTCGCCGTGGCCA ACGTGGGTGGCCCGGCTGATCCCATCGCACCCACCATCGTTGTTCCGCCCAGGAACACCAGCGTGGTGGCCGGGACCTCGGAGGTGACCATGGAGTGCGTGGCCAACGCCAG GCCGCTGGTGAAGCTGCACATCGTCTGGAAGAAGGACGGGGTGCCGCTCTCGAGCGGCATCAGCGACTACAGCCGCCGGCTCACCATCCCCAGCCCCGCGCTGGGCGACAGCGGCTACTACGAGTGCGAGGCCGCTCTGCGCAGCAGCAGCGTGCCCGCCGCGGCCGAGGGCGCCTGGCTCTCCGTGCTGG AGCCGCCGCAGTTCGTCAAGGAGCCGGAGAGGCACATCACGGCCGAGATGGAGAAGGTGGTGGCCATCCCCTGCCAAGCCAAAG GCGTGCCGCCCCCCGACACGGCCTGGTACAAGGACGCGGCCCCCCTCCCCGTGGAGACGCTGCCCCGCTTCCAGCGGCTGGCGGACGGCAGCCTCCGGATCAGCGGGCTGCTCCCCGACGACACCGGCATGTTCCAGTGCTTCGCCCGCAACGCCGCCGGCGAGGTGCAGACCACCACGTACCTGGCCGTGACCA GCATCGCCCCCAACATCACCAAGGGCCCCCAGGACAGCACGGTGATCGACGGCATGTCCGCGATCCTCAACTGCGAGACCTcgggggctccgcgccccgccaTCGCCTGGCAGAAAG GGGAGCGGGTCCTGGCCAGCGGCTCCGTGCAGCTCCCGCGCTTCACCCTGCTGGAGTCGGGCAGCCTGCTCGTGAGCCCCGCGCGCCTCGCCGACGCCGGCACCTACACCTGCCTAGCCACCAACTCCCGCGGCGTGGACGAGGCCTCCGCTGACCTCGTCGTCTGGG CGAGGACCCGCATCACCGACCCGCCGCAGGACCGGAGCGTCATCAAGGGGACCAAGGCCCTCATGAGCTGCGGGGTCACCCACGACCCCAGCGTGGGCGTCAG GTACGTCTGGGAGAAGGACGGGGCGGCGCTGAGCGCGGACGGCGCCGGGCGGGTGCGCCTGGACGAGGCGGGCACGCTGCACATCTCCCAGACCTGGTCGGGCGACATCGGCACCTACACCTGCAAGGTCGTCTCGGCCGGAGGCAACGACTCGCGCAGCGCCCACCTCCGCGTCCG GCAGCTGCCCCACGCCCCGGAGAGCCCCGTGGCCGCCCTGAGCCCCCTGGAGAAACGGGCCATCAACCTCACCTGGGCCAAACCCTTCGACGGCAACAGCCCCCTGCTCCGCTACGTCGTGGAGGTCTCCGAGAACA ATGCACCCTGGACCGTGCTGCTGGCCAGCGTGGACCCCGCGCTGACGTCGGTGGTGGTGAGGGGCTTGGTGCCCGCTCGCTCCTACCAGTTCCGCCTGTGCGCCGTCAACGACGTGGGCAAGGGCCAGTTCAGCAAGGACACGGAGAG GGTGTCCCTGCCCGAAGAGCCGCCCTCCGCACCGCCCCAGAACGTCATCGCCAGCGGCCGCACCAACCAGTCCATCATGATCCAGTGGCAGCCGCCCCCCGAGAGCCACCAGAACGGCATCCTCAAGGGCTACGTCATCCG GTACTGCCTGGCCGGCCTGCCTGTGGGCTACCAGTTCAAGAACATCACCAACGCCGACGTCAACAACCTGCTGCTGGAGGACCTCATCATCTGGACCAACTATGAGATTGAGGTGGCGGCTTACAACAGCGCCGGCCTGGGGGTGTACAGCATGAAGGTGACCGAGTGGACGCTGCAGGGAG TCCCGACGGTGCCCCCGGGAAACGTGCAGACCGAGGCCACCAACTCCACCACTATCCGCTTCACCTGGaacccccccagcccccagtTCATCAACGGCATCAACCAGGGCTACAAG CTCATCGCCTGGGAGCCGGAGCACGAGGAGGAGGCGACGGTGGTGACGGTGCGGCCCAACTTCCAGGACAGCGTGCACGTGGGCTACGTGGCGGGGCTGAAGAAGTTCGCCGAGTACCTGACGTCGGTGCTGTGCTTCACCACGCCGGGCGACGGCCCGCGCAGCCCGCCCCAGCTGGTGCGCACCCACGAGGACG TGCCGGGCCCCGTGGGGCACCTCAGCTTCGGCGAGATCCTGGACACGTCGCTGAAGGTCAGCTGGCAGGAGCCGCTGGAGAAGAACGGCATCCTCACGG GCTACCGGATATCCTGGGAGGAGTACAACCGCACCAACACGCGGGTGACGCACTACCTGCCCAACGTCACCCTCGAGTACCGCGTCACCGGCCTCACCGCCCTCACCACCTACACCATCGAGGTGGCCGCCATGACCTCCAAGGGCCAAGGGCAGATCTCCTCCTCCACCATCTCCTCGGGGGTGCCCCCAG AGCTCCCCGGTGCCCCCACCAACCTGGGCATCTCCAACATCGGGCCCCGCTCCGTCACCCTCCAGTTTCGGCCGGGCTACGACGGCAAGACCTCCATCTCCCGCTGGCAGGTGGAGGCGCAG GTGGGCCACGCCGGCGAGGCCGAAGAGTGGGGGCTCGTGCACCAGCTGGCCAACGAGCCCGACGCCCGCTCCGTGGAGGTGCCCAACCTGAACCCCTACACCTACTACAG CTTCCGCATGCGGCAGGTGAACATCGTGGGCACCAGCCCCCCCAGCCTGCCCTCCCGCAGGATCCAGACCCTGCAGGCCCCCCCGGATGTGGCGCCCACCAACGTCACCCTGCGGACGGCCAGCGAGACTAGCCTGTGGTTGCGCTGGATG ccactgcctgagcaggagtACAACGGGAACCCCGACTCGGTGGGCTACAGGATCCGGTACGCGCGGGCGGacgggcgcgggcggccgctgGTGCACGTCGTCCCCGACCGCGTGGAGCGGCAGTACACCATCGAGGACCTGGAGGAGTGGAGCGAGTACCGCGTGCAGGTCCAAGCCTTCAACGCCGTCGGCTCCGGGCCCTGGAGCCACGTGGTGGCGGGGCGCACCCGGGAGTCAG TGCCCTCCTCCGGCCCCACCAACGTGTCCGCGCTGGCCATCACCTCCAGCAGCGTGCTGGTGCGGTGGAACGACATCCCCGAGGCCGACTGCAACGGCCTCGTCCTGGGCTACAAG GTGTTGTACAAGGAGCAGGACGCGGAGGCGCCGGCCCGGTTCTGGCTGGTGGAGGGCAACGCCTCGCGGAGCGCCCAGCTCGCCGGGCTGGCCAAGTACACGCTGTACGAGATCCGGGTGCTGGCGTTCACCCGCATCGGCGACGGCGTGCCCAGCCGGCCCCCCGTCCTCGAGAGGACGCTGGACGACG TGCCCGGACCCCCCGTGGGCATCCTCTTCCCCGAAGTGAGGACGACCTCGGTGCGGCTCGTCTGgcagccgcccgcggcgcccaaCGGCATCATCCTGG CCTACCGGATCACCCACCGCCTCAACACCAGCgcggccagcgccgccgccgccgaggtgctcgcccccggcgcccggcaGTACGCCGCCACCGGCCTCCGGCCCGAGTCCGCCTACGTCTTCGGCGTCGCGGCGCAGACCCGCAAGGGCTGGGGCCGGGCAGCCGAAGCGCTGGTGGTGACCACCGACAAGAGAG atcgcccgcagccccccggcaaGCCGCTGGCGCGGCAGGAGGACGTGGGCGCCCGCAGcgtgctgctctcctgggagCCGGGCAGCGACGGGCTCTCGCCCGTGCGCTACTACACGGTGCAGAGCCGGCAGCTGCCCGGCGGCGAGTGGGCCCCGCACTCCGCCTCCGTCGGCCCCAACGCCACCGCCTTCCTCGTGGACAG GCTGAAGCCCTTCACCTCCTACAAGTTCCGCGTGAAGGCGACGAACGACATCGGCGACAGCGACTACAGCGAGGAGTCGGAGTCGCTCACCACCCTGCAGGCCG cccccgagGACGCCCCCACCATCCTCTCCGTGACCCCTCGCACCACCACGTCGGTGCTCGTCCGCTGGCAG CCACCGGCCGAGGACAAGATCAACGGGATCCTGCTGGGTTTCCGCCTGCGCTACCGCGAGCTGCTCTACGACGGCCCGCGCGGCTTCgcgctgcgcggccccggcggccccggcgccgcgtgGGCCCAGCTCACCC CCGTCTACGCCGTGCACAACCTCAGCGAGGCCTCGCTCACCCAGTACGAGCTGCACA ACCTGAGCAAGCACCGGCGCTACGAGATCCGCCTGAGCGTGTACAACGCCGTGGGCGAGggcccccccagcgccccccaGGAGGTCTTCGTGGGCGAAGCGG TgcctgccgccgcgccgcagaACGTGGCGGTCCAGGCGGCCACGGCCACCCAGCTGGACGTCACCTGGGACCCGCCGCCCCCCGAGAGCCAGAACGGTGACATCCAGGGCTACAAG ATCCACTTCTGGGAAGCGCAGCGGCAGAATGAGAGCGCGCGGGTGAAGACGCTCTTCCTGCCCGAGAGCGGGGCGAAGCTGAAGAACCTCACGGGCTACACCTCGTACTGGGTCAGCGTGGCGGCCTTCAACGCGGCGGGCGACGGGCCCCGCAGCACCCCGGTGGCGGGGCGGACGCAGCAGGCAG CCCCCAGCGCCCCCGGCTCCATCAGGTTCAGCGAGCTGACCACCACGTCGGTGAACGTGTCCtgggagccgccgccgctgcccaaCGGCCTCCTGGAGGGCTACAGGCTCGTCTACGAGCCCTGCACGCCCGTGGACG GCGTCAGCAAGATCGTGACGGTGGACGTGAAGGGGAGCAGCCCGCTGTGGATGAAGGTGAAGGACCTGGCCGAGGGCGTCACGTACCGCTTCCGCCTCCGCGCCAAAACCTTCGCCTACGGGCCGGAGGTCGAGGCGAACGTCACCACGGGGCCCGGGGAAG gcgcccccggcccccccggcgaGCCCTTCATCTCCCGCTACGGCTCGGCCATCACCATCCACTGGTCGAGCGGGGAGCCCGGCAAGGGGCCCATCACCAGATACGTCATCGAGGCCCGGCCGTCAG ACGAGGGGCTCTGGGACATCCTCATCAAGGACATCCCCAAGGAGGTGACCTCCTACACCTTCAGCACGGACATCCTCAAGCCGGGCGTCAGCTACGACTTCCGCGTCATCGCCGTCAACGACTACGGCTACGGGACCCCCAGCGCGCCCTCCCCCGCCGTGTCAG CCCAGAAAGCCAACCCCTTCTACGAGGAGTGGTGGTTCCTGGTGGTCATCGCCCTCGTCGGGCTCATCTTCATCCTCCTGCTCGTCTTCGTGCTCATCATTCGTGGGCAGAGCAAGAAGTACGCCAAGAAGTCGGACTCGG GGAACAGCACCAAGGCGAACGCCCTGAGCCACGGCGAGATGGTGAGCCTGGATGAGGGCAGCTTCCCCGCGCTGGAGCTCAACAACCGGCGCCTCTCCGTCAAGAACTCCTTCTGCCGCAAGAACGGCATCTACACCCG GTCCCCGCCGCGGCCCAGCCCCGGCAGCCTGCACTACTCGGACGAGGACGTGGCCAAGTACAACGACCTCATCCCCGCCGAGAGCGGCAGCCTGACCGAGAAGCCCTCGGAGGTCTCCGACTCGCAG GGAAGCGACAGCGAGTACGAGGTGGACGCGGGCCACCAGAAAGCCCACTCCTTCGTCAACCACTACATCAGCGACCCCACCTACTACAACTCGTGGCGGCGGCAGCAGAAGGGCATCTCCCGCGCCCAGGCCTACAGCTACACGGAGAGCGACTCGGGGGAGCCCGAGCACGGGCCGCTCGCCACCGGCGCCCCCACGCAGCAGGGCAGCCTCTTCCGCCCCGCCGCCAGCAGGACTCCCACCCCCCAGGCCCCCGCCAACCCCCCCAGCCAGCCCGGCACCCTCTACCGGCCCCCCAGCAGCCTGGCCCCCGGCTCCAGAGCCCCCATCGCCGGCTTCTCCTCCTTCGTTTGA